The Streptomyces sp. RKAG293 genome includes a region encoding these proteins:
- a CDS encoding AzlC family ABC transporter permease produces the protein MPSTRPTSAVVRDALAVGVAVGLSGFAFGVTSAGAGLTVAQTCALSLLVFSGASQFALVGALGAGGSPFAAAAGAFFLGARNAFYGLRLSQLLRLPRAVRPFAAQWVIDETSAVTLAQPDRRSARLGFTVTGVTIYLLWNLTTLLGALGASALGDPAGWGLDAAGPAVFLALLAPMLKGRRERTVAGLAVILALACLPLLPAGVPVLVAALAAPIVLVAGRRGTAREDATEATAATKATTATTTTAQRTEKDR, from the coding sequence GTGCCGTCAACGAGGCCGACGTCCGCCGTGGTCCGTGACGCGCTGGCCGTCGGAGTCGCCGTCGGCCTGTCGGGGTTCGCCTTCGGCGTGACGTCGGCCGGGGCAGGGCTGACGGTCGCGCAGACCTGCGCGCTCTCCCTGCTGGTCTTCAGCGGCGCCTCGCAGTTCGCCCTGGTCGGCGCGTTGGGCGCGGGCGGCAGCCCGTTCGCGGCGGCCGCCGGCGCGTTCTTCCTCGGCGCGCGCAACGCGTTCTACGGGCTGCGGCTGTCGCAGCTGCTGCGCCTCCCCCGGGCGGTGCGCCCGTTCGCCGCCCAGTGGGTGATCGACGAGACCTCCGCCGTGACCCTGGCGCAGCCCGACCGGCGCAGCGCGCGGCTCGGCTTCACCGTCACCGGCGTCACCATCTACCTGCTGTGGAACCTGACCACGCTGCTGGGCGCGCTCGGCGCCTCCGCGCTGGGCGATCCGGCCGGCTGGGGGTTGGACGCGGCAGGTCCCGCCGTCTTCCTCGCGCTGCTCGCGCCCATGCTGAAGGGCCGCCGTGAGCGCACGGTGGCCGGGCTCGCCGTCATCCTCGCCCTGGCCTGCCTGCCGCTGCTGCCCGCCGGGGTGCCGGTACTCGTCGCGGCTCTCGCCGCACCGATCGTCCTGGTCGCCGGGCGCCGCGGGACGGCCCGCGAGGACGCCACCGAGGCCACCGCCGCGACCAAGGCCACCACGGCTACCACGACCACCGCACAGCGGACGGAGAAGGACCGATGA
- a CDS encoding AraC family transcriptional regulator — translation MARREPAPEQARHWQHPQLPGVDLLRARYVSHTFSRHSHDGYVIAAVTKGVEGIGMPGGDLRAGAGGVVLINPETPHSAYAGTADGWSYRVLYPSIDVVAAVAAETTGRNGTHGTPAFTDTVLDDPDCARLIADIHAAAEHDNALAADTLLRLAVARLLRRYGADPAAPGALPSAGALAAGRARELLVERIACPPTLDQLAAELGTKPFALLRAFKGAYGLPPHAWLTGERVRAARRMLDTGTPPAEAALAVGFTDQPHLNRHFTRIVGVPPGAYRRERARTYKTGEGLAP, via the coding sequence ATGGCACGACGCGAACCGGCACCCGAGCAGGCACGGCACTGGCAGCACCCGCAGCTGCCGGGCGTGGACCTGCTGCGCGCCCGGTACGTCAGCCACACGTTCTCCCGGCACTCCCACGACGGATACGTGATCGCGGCGGTCACCAAGGGCGTCGAGGGCATCGGCATGCCCGGCGGCGACCTGCGCGCGGGCGCGGGCGGGGTCGTCCTCATCAATCCCGAGACCCCGCACTCCGCGTACGCGGGGACGGCGGACGGCTGGAGCTATCGCGTGCTCTACCCGAGCATCGACGTGGTGGCGGCCGTCGCCGCCGAGACGACCGGCCGGAACGGCACCCACGGCACCCCGGCGTTCACCGACACCGTCCTCGACGACCCCGACTGCGCCCGGTTGATCGCGGACATCCACGCCGCGGCCGAACACGACAACGCGCTCGCGGCCGACACCCTGCTGCGGCTCGCCGTCGCCAGGCTGCTGCGCCGCTACGGCGCGGACCCGGCCGCGCCGGGCGCGCTGCCGTCCGCCGGTGCGCTCGCCGCCGGCCGGGCCAGGGAACTGCTCGTCGAGCGGATCGCGTGCCCGCCGACGCTGGACCAGCTGGCCGCGGAACTGGGCACCAAGCCGTTCGCGCTGCTGCGCGCGTTCAAGGGCGCCTATGGGCTGCCGCCGCACGCCTGGCTGACCGGCGAGCGGGTGCGGGCGGCGCGCCGGATGCTCGACACGGGGACCCCGCCCGCCGAAGCGGCACTCGCGGTGGGGTTCACCGACCAGCCGCATCTGAACCGGCACTTCACGCGCATCGTGGGCGTACCCCCGGGCGCCTACCGGCGCGAACGCGCAAGAACGTACAAGACAGGCGAGGGCCTCGCTCCATAA
- a CDS encoding AzlD domain-containing protein, whose translation MTTWIAIGVTAFGCYAVKLLGLSVPAGILERPLVKRLAALVPLALLAALTALQTFSTSELKLVVDARAAGLAAAAVALLLRAPFLVVIGAAVLVTAAVRALAG comes from the coding sequence ATGACCACCTGGATCGCGATCGGTGTGACCGCCTTCGGCTGCTACGCGGTGAAGCTCCTCGGCCTCTCCGTGCCCGCCGGGATCCTGGAGCGGCCGCTGGTGAAGCGGCTCGCCGCCCTCGTCCCGCTCGCCCTGCTCGCCGCTCTCACCGCGCTGCAGACGTTCAGCACCAGTGAGCTGAAACTCGTCGTCGACGCCCGCGCGGCCGGGCTCGCCGCCGCGGCGGTGGCGCTGCTGCTGCGCGCGCCGTTCCTGGTCGTCATCGGCGCGGCGGTCCTGGTGACCGCCGCCGTACGGGCCCTGGCCGGCTGA